A genomic stretch from Pararhizobium sp. IMCC21322 includes:
- a CDS encoding choline/ethanolamine kinase family protein: MSEFTESVQQALRNVPRLSNVTLVDSQLVRLGGLTNVVHRVDLANETLIVRIPGKGTEEYIDRAVELNNAHAAALAGVSAEVIWGDANSGIMVSRCIENIVTMTPETFKERPGAPERAALAFRKLHQSGEEFQFRFELFSMIEDYLKVLSGKDAELPEGYSEIVEAAEPVKTVLSENESALAPCHCDPLCENFLDDGTLMWIVDWEYSGMNDPMWDLGDLSVEAGFTAEQDRAMMDAYFDGQASDAEFGRMVVYKAMCDLLWTLWGLIQHADKNPADDFWAYSVNRFERCKTLMRSAEFEAHLNAIRAG, from the coding sequence ATGAGTGAATTTACCGAAAGCGTGCAGCAGGCGCTGCGCAATGTGCCACGCCTTTCCAACGTTACGCTGGTAGACAGCCAATTGGTTCGACTGGGTGGACTGACCAATGTGGTGCACCGGGTGGACCTGGCCAATGAAACTCTGATTGTTCGAATTCCTGGAAAGGGAACCGAGGAATATATTGACCGTGCCGTTGAGTTGAACAACGCTCATGCTGCTGCGCTAGCCGGTGTGTCGGCAGAGGTGATATGGGGCGATGCGAATAGTGGCATCATGGTCAGCCGCTGTATTGAAAACATCGTCACGATGACGCCGGAAACGTTTAAGGAGCGGCCTGGTGCGCCTGAACGTGCTGCTTTGGCATTTCGGAAGCTGCATCAGTCCGGAGAAGAGTTCCAGTTTCGATTTGAGTTGTTTTCCATGATTGAGGATTATCTGAAGGTGCTGTCCGGTAAAGACGCTGAATTGCCAGAGGGATATTCTGAAATTGTCGAGGCAGCCGAACCTGTTAAAACGGTTCTTTCAGAAAATGAATCCGCTTTGGCGCCCTGTCACTGTGATCCTCTGTGTGAAAATTTCCTCGATGACGGGACACTTATGTGGATCGTCGACTGGGAGTATTCCGGCATGAATGATCCGATGTGGGATCTGGGCGATCTGTCAGTTGAAGCTGGATTTACTGCAGAACAGGACAGAGCCATGATGGATGCCTATTTTGATGGGCAGGCCAGCGATGCAGAGTTCGGACGCATGGTGGTCTACAAAGCCATGTGTGATCTGTTGTGGACCTTGTGGGGCCTCATCCAGCATGCAGACAAAAACCCGGCTGATGATTTCTGGGCTTATTCAGTCAACCGCTTTGAGCGCTGCAAAACGCTGATGCGAAGCGCTGAATTTGAGGCACATTTGAATGCAATCAGGGCTGGGTAG
- a CDS encoding FAD-dependent oxidoreductase, protein MSDPTSRHSAKHLIIGGGIIGCSIAYHLAKFGEKNVVLLEKAALTEGATWHAAGLVGQLRSSRNTTRMLQRSVALYDRLEAETGLACDWKKVGSLRLAASQDRMLEAKRLATMAKSFNLEMQIISPGEAKELFPYINMDGLHGAAFIPSDGHVDPASLCQSIAAGARMHGAQLRQGVKVLDFTVQDGRIIEVITTDGIFEAETVTLASGMWSRELGQKLGLSIPACAVEHQYIVTEPIPGFPEGLPTLRDPDRLVYYKPDAGGRLVIGGYEDDTIPFGDKGIPGEFVRQLLPENLDRFEPLAVHAAEVTPIVNEVGIRQVINGPIPYSADGDFVLGPVPDFKNLMLATGFLYGIAAGGGAGEMIAEWLVEGRPSLDLWPLDARRFGPHQGARSYMYPRAVEHYAHHYKMRYPGQESSVARDLRKSPLYERLKAKGAVYGSKNGWERPLWFAPEGVEPVDQLDFLKPGWKRYVAEEHKAVRNNVALVDQSSFSKFELVGQGALDALQYMAVSNMDKPLGSVIYTQLCNERGGIEADVTITRLGRDHFYIVTGAGFGVHDSDWIRRNLPADGSVVLVEVTSGWAVINLCGPKSRDVLQAVSEDDVSNKAFPFAKMRTITIGAAPVRAIRIGYVGELGWELHVPTEFAQHVYDQLWQAGDPFGIRDIGYRAIDTLRMEKAYLYWSADITPDYTPVEAGLAGRVHLKSKGAFLGRSVLEQQKTGGTEQQLCCFVSDAELPLFGGETILADGEVVSLASSVGYGTTLEQTIILGYLPTKLLERVDFMLEAMGELHMIRKVKAPLYDPDNERLKA, encoded by the coding sequence ATGTCTGATCCAACCTCCCGCCACTCCGCAAAACACCTGATCATCGGAGGCGGCATCATCGGATGTTCCATCGCCTATCATCTGGCAAAATTCGGCGAGAAAAATGTTGTGCTGTTGGAAAAAGCAGCTCTCACCGAAGGAGCAACATGGCATGCCGCCGGGCTGGTTGGGCAATTGCGTTCCAGCCGCAACACCACGCGGATGCTGCAGCGTTCAGTGGCACTTTACGACCGGCTGGAAGCGGAAACCGGTCTCGCTTGTGACTGGAAGAAAGTCGGAAGCCTTCGGCTGGCAGCCTCGCAGGATCGCATGCTGGAAGCCAAGCGTCTTGCCACAATGGCGAAGAGCTTTAATCTGGAAATGCAGATTATTTCGCCGGGCGAGGCGAAGGAATTGTTCCCATACATCAACATGGATGGTTTGCATGGTGCAGCCTTTATTCCCTCAGACGGCCATGTGGATCCGGCGAGCCTTTGTCAGTCCATAGCTGCCGGTGCGCGCATGCATGGCGCGCAATTGCGGCAGGGAGTCAAAGTTCTGGACTTTACGGTTCAGGATGGACGCATAATCGAAGTGATAACAACCGACGGCATCTTTGAAGCTGAAACAGTGACCCTGGCCAGCGGCATGTGGAGCCGCGAGCTGGGGCAGAAGCTGGGTCTTTCCATTCCTGCCTGTGCGGTGGAACACCAATATATCGTGACAGAGCCAATTCCAGGATTTCCGGAAGGGCTACCAACACTGCGCGACCCGGACAGGCTGGTCTATTACAAGCCAGACGCAGGCGGACGGTTGGTCATTGGCGGCTATGAAGATGATACAATTCCCTTTGGTGACAAAGGGATACCGGGTGAGTTTGTCCGTCAGCTTCTGCCAGAAAATCTGGATCGTTTTGAACCCCTGGCAGTTCATGCAGCGGAAGTAACGCCGATTGTAAACGAAGTGGGTATTCGTCAGGTTATCAACGGCCCCATTCCCTATTCGGCTGATGGTGACTTTGTGTTGGGTCCCGTGCCTGATTTCAAGAATCTGATGCTGGCAACCGGTTTCCTCTATGGCATTGCTGCAGGCGGGGGTGCCGGGGAGATGATTGCTGAATGGCTGGTTGAGGGACGGCCAAGCCTTGACCTCTGGCCACTGGATGCGCGGCGTTTTGGGCCGCATCAAGGCGCGCGATCCTACATGTATCCACGCGCGGTGGAACATTATGCGCATCATTACAAAATGCGCTATCCCGGTCAGGAAAGCAGCGTTGCGCGTGATTTGCGTAAAAGCCCGCTTTATGAACGGCTTAAGGCCAAAGGTGCTGTCTATGGTTCCAAGAATGGTTGGGAAAGGCCTTTGTGGTTTGCGCCCGAAGGTGTGGAGCCGGTGGATCAACTGGATTTCCTGAAACCGGGCTGGAAGCGCTATGTGGCTGAAGAGCATAAGGCTGTGCGCAACAATGTGGCGCTGGTTGATCAAAGCAGTTTTTCCAAATTTGAGCTGGTCGGGCAGGGCGCTCTGGACGCACTGCAATACATGGCTGTGTCTAATATGGATAAGCCGCTTGGCTCTGTCATTTACACCCAGCTTTGCAATGAGCGCGGTGGCATTGAAGCTGATGTGACGATTACCCGGTTGGGAAGAGATCATTTTTACATCGTCACTGGTGCCGGTTTTGGTGTTCACGACAGTGACTGGATCAGGCGTAACCTGCCGGCTGATGGCTCTGTGGTGTTGGTGGAAGTCACGTCTGGCTGGGCCGTTATCAATTTGTGCGGGCCAAAGTCCAGAGACGTTCTGCAGGCCGTCAGTGAGGATGACGTTTCCAACAAAGCGTTTCCATTTGCCAAAATGCGGACCATCACCATTGGTGCAGCGCCGGTTCGCGCCATCCGTATTGGCTATGTCGGGGAGTTGGGGTGGGAACTGCATGTGCCGACAGAATTTGCCCAGCATGTCTATGATCAGTTGTGGCAGGCAGGAGACCCATTTGGTATTCGCGATATCGGCTACCGGGCCATCGACACGCTGCGTATGGAGAAAGCCTATTTGTATTGGAGCGCAGATATTACGCCCGACTACACGCCTGTCGAAGCCGGACTGGCCGGGCGTGTGCATTTGAAATCAAAGGGTGCGTTTCTGGGGCGTTCTGTTCTTGAACAACAGAAAACGGGAGGCACGGAGCAGCAACTCTGCTGCTTTGTATCAGACGCGGAACTGCCTCTGTTCGGCGGCGAAACCATTTTGGCTGACGGAGAGGTTGTGTCTTTGGCCTCCAGCGTTGGCTACGGCACGACACTAGAGCAGACGATCATTCTGGGTTACTTGCCAACCAAATTGCTCGAGCGGGTGGATTTCATGCTTGAGGCGATGGGTGAGTTGCATATGATCAGAAAAGTGAAAGCGCCGCTTTACGACCCTGACAATGAACGTCTAAAGGCCTGA
- a CDS encoding DeoR/GlpR family DNA-binding transcription regulator yields MSKYEQDVRNALSLRGSVGVSELAKLLNVSDQTIRRVVKPMVDRGEVKKIHGAIVSTQSLADPPFLARMNRNKQAKIAIANKVAQMIKPGDSVAIDTGSTSAFVAQALRQHHDLTVVTNSTFIASTLAMVPGNRIYMAGSELRNHDGAAFDRMAYETIASHHTNWALLSASSVHPKRGFLVQEQCEADMCAALMSIADRHVWAVDASKFTDKHMQISLPKPIPDSILTTDRQPDPEYAELLAGMSAELPTGLANKAS; encoded by the coding sequence ATGTCAAAATACGAGCAGGATGTTCGAAATGCCTTGAGCCTGCGCGGCTCAGTCGGTGTAAGCGAACTGGCCAAACTGCTGAACGTGTCTGACCAGACCATTCGCCGCGTCGTGAAACCCATGGTGGATCGTGGTGAAGTTAAGAAAATTCACGGAGCCATAGTCAGCACACAAAGCCTTGCAGACCCGCCCTTTTTGGCGCGCATGAATCGCAACAAACAGGCCAAGATCGCAATTGCCAACAAAGTCGCGCAGATGATCAAGCCAGGCGATTCCGTTGCAATCGACACCGGCTCGACCTCAGCCTTTGTGGCTCAGGCCCTGCGTCAACACCATGATCTGACAGTGGTCACCAACTCGACATTCATCGCCAGCACATTGGCCATGGTGCCCGGCAACCGCATTTACATGGCGGGCTCAGAATTGCGCAATCATGATGGCGCGGCATTTGATCGGATGGCCTACGAAACCATTGCCTCCCACCACACAAATTGGGCACTCCTGTCAGCTTCATCCGTGCATCCAAAGCGGGGCTTTCTGGTTCAGGAACAATGTGAAGCTGATATGTGCGCGGCATTGATGAGCATTGCCGACAGGCACGTCTGGGCCGTAGATGCTTCAAAATTCACAGACAAACATATGCAGATCAGCCTGCCAAAACCGATCCCGGACAGCATTCTGACAACAGACCGGCAACCCGACCCGGAATATGCGGAGCTTCTGGCCGGAATGTCGGCAGAACTGCCAACGGGTCTGGCCAACAAAGCGTCCTAA
- a CDS encoding GntR family transcriptional regulator has translation MQPANANQPKSAKAKHKQISEDILKAIEDGRWVPGDQLPSEDQLATEMSASLGTIQRALRSLVQMGVVERSHGRGTFVSGAQAQEGQLMHFRFMAEGGKQLLPVYFKILSVKLTSESGPWSTFFGSQVEQYVHIHRIVSINDEFEVFSEIYLPADRFSELAQMSEATLNGVSFRDMLAERFNAPTLNTRQMMACLPFPPRVARQLNVPAGQYGIVWSIGGMTYRDTPITWQRIFVPPSDRMIEIVPFSQNGKPDFRTVK, from the coding sequence ATGCAGCCAGCAAATGCCAATCAGCCAAAATCTGCGAAAGCCAAACACAAGCAGATTTCTGAAGACATTCTGAAAGCGATAGAGGACGGCAGATGGGTCCCCGGCGACCAATTGCCATCCGAAGATCAGCTGGCAACTGAGATGAGCGCAAGTCTGGGCACGATCCAGCGGGCATTGCGCAGTCTTGTCCAAATGGGCGTGGTCGAACGCAGCCATGGACGCGGTACATTCGTTTCCGGTGCGCAGGCGCAGGAAGGCCAGCTCATGCATTTCCGTTTTATGGCGGAAGGCGGCAAACAACTGCTCCCGGTCTACTTCAAAATCCTCAGTGTGAAATTGACGAGCGAAAGCGGCCCGTGGAGCACATTTTTCGGCTCCCAGGTAGAACAATATGTCCACATTCACCGCATTGTTTCGATCAATGATGAGTTTGAGGTGTTCAGCGAGATTTACCTGCCAGCCGACCGTTTTTCAGAGCTGGCGCAAATGAGCGAAGCCACGCTGAACGGCGTGTCATTCCGCGACATGCTGGCAGAGCGTTTCAACGCACCCACATTGAACACGAGGCAAATGATGGCTTGCCTGCCATTCCCACCGCGTGTGGCGCGCCAGTTGAATGTGCCCGCCGGGCAATACGGAATTGTCTGGTCCATCGGCGGAATGACTTACCGCGATACACCAATCACCTGGCAACGCATTTTCGTTCCACCCAGCGACCGCATGATTGAAATCGTACCGTTTTCGCAGAACGGCAAACCGGATTTCCGAACAGTCAAATGA
- a CDS encoding TRAP transporter substrate-binding protein, whose product MQVTLSKQTSLLGGLLRHARTATAVLAIGGMALTGTLTSALAQDMPDMQLKFGHPYNESHPLAKGAQMFADTVAEKSGGKVKIEVFPNSTIGSSRDLVESIQIGVVDFALVPTTNVASFYPPLDIFYLPFLFRDSAHAYAVSDGPVGQGLYADMLAKTGIRTIGMYESGFRTITTAKTKVETPDDMKGIKFRVVNNPLNVATFTALGANPTPMALSEVFTGLQQGTVDGQDNPVGNVKAFGFDKVQDFITLSNHQWAGIMFLADDKMWQQLPAEVQTLFQETATMTQDWERTELNSVEAQYLEEMAANGMTVTRLTPEQTQAFQAAMEPVWDEYREKIGEELINSAVDAK is encoded by the coding sequence ATGCAAGTGACTCTATCCAAACAGACCAGCCTACTCGGCGGCCTTCTGCGGCATGCACGCACCGCCACAGCCGTGCTCGCAATCGGCGGAATGGCACTGACAGGAACGCTAACAAGTGCCCTCGCTCAGGATATGCCGGACATGCAACTGAAATTCGGGCATCCCTACAATGAAAGCCATCCGCTTGCCAAAGGCGCGCAAATGTTTGCCGATACAGTGGCGGAAAAGAGTGGCGGAAAAGTCAAAATCGAGGTTTTTCCAAACTCAACCATTGGTTCATCACGTGATCTTGTCGAGAGCATACAAATCGGTGTCGTCGACTTTGCGCTTGTGCCAACCACCAATGTCGCGTCGTTCTACCCACCACTGGATATTTTCTATCTGCCGTTTCTGTTCCGCGACAGCGCCCATGCCTATGCGGTTTCTGACGGACCAGTTGGCCAAGGTCTTTACGCAGACATGTTAGCAAAAACCGGCATTCGCACCATCGGCATGTATGAAAGTGGTTTCCGCACAATCACAACAGCCAAAACCAAGGTGGAAACACCTGATGACATGAAGGGCATCAAGTTTCGTGTGGTGAACAACCCCTTGAATGTCGCGACATTCACGGCACTTGGAGCCAACCCGACACCAATGGCCTTGTCGGAAGTTTTCACCGGCCTGCAACAGGGTACTGTTGATGGACAGGATAATCCTGTTGGCAATGTGAAAGCGTTTGGCTTTGACAAGGTTCAGGATTTCATCACCCTGTCCAACCATCAATGGGCGGGCATCATGTTCCTGGCCGATGATAAAATGTGGCAGCAGCTGCCGGCTGAAGTCCAGACCCTGTTCCAGGAAACAGCAACAATGACACAGGATTGGGAGCGTACTGAACTCAACTCTGTAGAGGCTCAGTATCTGGAAGAAATGGCGGCCAACGGCATGACTGTCACCCGCTTGACACCAGAGCAGACGCAAGCGTTTCAGGCTGCCATGGAGCCGGTCTGGGATGAGTATCGCGAAAAAATCGGTGAAGAGCTGATCAATTCCGCCGTCGACGCCAAGTAA
- a CDS encoding TRAP transporter small permease, which yields MDNVKKVLDLSESILTALCAAAFAVMLALGVATVVFRFIIQSSLAFPDELIRYLFVWMIFLGSAVAYRRKMHAAIGILVASLPVQPKRIALLFSTLACVIFFVTILWSGYHLTARSAPQISPALEVSMAWVYAAIPVGMGFLLIYALELFIDQFRAADDQLVADDR from the coding sequence ATGGACAATGTCAAGAAAGTTTTGGACTTGTCAGAAAGCATCCTGACGGCGCTTTGTGCCGCCGCATTTGCGGTCATGCTGGCGCTGGGCGTTGCAACAGTTGTCTTCCGGTTTATCATTCAAAGCTCGCTGGCATTTCCTGATGAGTTGATCCGCTATCTGTTTGTGTGGATGATTTTCCTCGGCTCTGCAGTGGCCTATCGCCGCAAGATGCATGCTGCAATCGGCATCCTGGTGGCGAGCCTTCCAGTTCAGCCGAAACGCATTGCACTGCTGTTTTCAACGCTCGCCTGCGTGATCTTCTTCGTCACAATCTTGTGGAGCGGCTATCATCTGACAGCCCGATCCGCCCCTCAAATCTCACCCGCACTGGAAGTATCCATGGCCTGGGTCTACGCGGCCATTCCGGTCGGGATGGGATTTCTGCTGATCTATGCGCTGGAACTTTTCATCGACCAATTCAGAGCTGCCGACGACCAGCTTGTAGCGGATGATCGCTGA
- a CDS encoding TRAP transporter large permease gives MTTFAIFGSLVALMLLRVPIAVSLGLASVIGLVISDISLEIVVQRMFSTNNSFPLLAIPFFILAGEIMSTGGMSRRLVGFANSLVGHLTGGLGAVAVLGSSFFAALSGSNAATVAAIGGVLNKPMAEKGYRPQYTAATIAAAGVTGMIIPPSILLILYGFVTGVSIADLFLAGLFPGILICISLLIMNRYLSGREGIEKTEFQGRSEIWRSFKQAFWPLLMPVIILSGIYGGIFTPTEAAIVAALYGLIVGFAYRELTFQGLVKAFTRAVMSSAVVMFIMNAAGVFAWLITINQIPQNVSAFLADIAGNQILYLLFVNIFLLIVGCMMNAAAAIVIFTAILYPAAMSFGIDPVLFGIIVSVNLSIGTVTPPLGVDLFIASAITDVSIEQIVVAIWPYILVLIVDLLLITYFPPISLFLVGLFG, from the coding sequence ATGACCACCTTTGCCATTTTCGGGTCTCTGGTAGCCTTGATGTTGCTGCGGGTTCCCATCGCGGTTTCTCTCGGACTGGCCAGTGTTATCGGTCTTGTGATCAGCGATATCAGCCTGGAAATCGTCGTCCAGAGAATGTTTTCAACCAATAATTCATTTCCGCTGCTGGCCATTCCGTTTTTCATTCTGGCGGGTGAAATTATGTCGACAGGCGGCATGTCACGCCGGCTCGTCGGGTTTGCAAATTCACTTGTTGGCCATCTCACGGGTGGTCTGGGTGCCGTCGCGGTTCTTGGCTCAAGCTTCTTTGCAGCGCTTTCCGGCTCCAACGCCGCAACCGTTGCCGCCATTGGCGGCGTTTTGAACAAGCCCATGGCCGAAAAAGGCTATCGACCGCAATACACGGCGGCCACCATAGCTGCAGCCGGTGTGACCGGTATGATCATCCCTCCGTCAATTCTGCTGATCCTCTATGGGTTCGTAACCGGTGTTTCAATTGCTGATCTGTTTCTCGCCGGACTTTTCCCGGGCATTCTCATCTGCATTTCCTTGCTGATCATGAATCGGTATTTGAGTGGCCGCGAAGGCATTGAAAAAACAGAATTTCAGGGTCGCAGCGAAATCTGGCGCAGTTTCAAACAGGCCTTCTGGCCGCTTTTGATGCCAGTCATCATCCTGTCCGGTATTTATGGCGGCATCTTCACGCCAACCGAGGCGGCCATCGTTGCCGCTCTTTACGGCCTGATTGTCGGCTTTGCCTATCGGGAACTCACCTTTCAGGGTCTTGTCAAAGCGTTCACCCGCGCTGTTATGTCCTCTGCCGTTGTGATGTTCATCATGAATGCCGCAGGCGTCTTTGCCTGGCTCATTACAATCAATCAGATCCCTCAGAACGTATCCGCATTCCTGGCCGATATCGCGGGCAATCAGATCCTCTATCTTTTGTTCGTGAACATCTTTTTGTTGATTGTCGGCTGCATGATGAACGCCGCTGCGGCAATCGTCATTTTCACAGCAATTCTCTATCCTGCCGCTATGAGCTTTGGCATCGATCCGGTCCTGTTCGGCATCATCGTTTCGGTGAACCTCAGCATTGGGACTGTTACGCCTCCACTTGGCGTTGATCTCTTCATTGCCTCGGCCATCACGGATGTTTCCATAGAGCAGATCGTCGTCGCGATCTGGCCCTACATTCTGGTCCTGATCGTGGATTTGCTGCTAATCACTTATTTCCCGCCAATCTCGCTCTTTCTCGTCGGACTATTCGGATAG
- a CDS encoding DUF3604 domain-containing protein — MTDQLPAKSNDDRNWEAMDSGVIRHAINPAQLGSAEISPSGNFEAGSYACFTLTYTAGTFGIDDSGSLRICFRFASDQGNPQFDHPEAANYCTVTASNGALLQLRWDPKGNVRPWDRTLWIKVVKGFLQEGDQIVIRFGVTDFGGPGMRLQTFCEDTFEFRVLADPVATFNFQPLPVQPTIAIVPGKPERFVAVLPTLCRPGEPFSLKIKGEDKWGNPSNQCDGTVTLERETDAQIKGLPETARFTKGDYALIIPQLSLSEAGHTSILVKDAEGTAIARTNPLIVEQRDLVHFWGDMHGQSEETIGTGSARDYFAFARDRAFVDTCGHQGNDFQISDGFWSELNRITAEFDAPGSFVALPGYEWSGNTSLGGDRNVYFPNENRTIRRSSHALIEDQTTADTDCTTAKDLFEAFADNQEFDVVCYAHCGGRYADIGYAHDGRFERSVEVHSSWGSFEWLLQDAFKLGYRVGVVTNSDGHKGRPGASYPGAGKFGAIGGLTCFITPELSREALLDCMRMRRHYGTTGGDSGRMIIDVTATFDAPGILYHDDPALFETKGVSTNSAMMGDIVHLPRGNINLAVSVAARSPITRIDIFNGLNLVESFRPYSEADLGTRLRLHWEGAEYRGRFREVIWDGTAKVAGNTIKSSQPVNFLNRDKILEQQGDTDLSWRALTTGNFGGVDIVMSDRDAGSLSIKTPLVEREIAIADIGYEDTIFDASGELPRFMKVYRLPDTNPHVSCSFDRTLALKSNGDNPFYIRVELEDGTRAWTSPIYVFR, encoded by the coding sequence ATGACCGATCAGTTGCCAGCCAAGAGCAATGACGACAGAAACTGGGAAGCAATGGACAGCGGTGTTATTCGCCACGCCATCAATCCTGCCCAACTGGGATCGGCAGAGATTTCGCCGTCTGGAAATTTCGAAGCGGGCAGCTATGCATGTTTCACACTGACCTACACCGCCGGAACGTTTGGCATTGATGATTCCGGTAGTCTGCGCATCTGCTTCCGCTTTGCATCAGATCAGGGCAATCCGCAATTTGACCATCCGGAAGCGGCAAATTACTGCACCGTGACCGCCTCAAACGGCGCACTGCTTCAGTTGCGCTGGGACCCGAAAGGCAATGTGCGTCCATGGGACCGGACCTTGTGGATAAAAGTCGTGAAGGGATTTCTTCAGGAAGGCGACCAGATCGTCATCAGATTTGGCGTCACGGACTTTGGCGGCCCAGGAATGCGCCTGCAGACATTTTGCGAAGATACGTTCGAATTTCGTGTGTTGGCCGACCCTGTCGCAACGTTCAACTTCCAGCCCCTGCCCGTCCAGCCAACCATAGCCATTGTGCCGGGCAAGCCGGAACGTTTCGTCGCTGTCCTGCCAACGCTCTGCCGACCCGGCGAACCATTTTCACTTAAAATCAAAGGCGAGGATAAATGGGGTAATCCATCCAATCAGTGCGATGGCACTGTGACACTGGAGCGTGAAACCGATGCGCAGATCAAAGGCCTTCCCGAAACCGCCCGTTTCACAAAAGGCGATTACGCGCTCATCATTCCCCAACTGAGCCTGTCAGAGGCCGGTCACACGTCGATACTTGTCAAAGACGCAGAAGGCACCGCAATTGCGCGGACGAACCCGCTGATCGTGGAACAGCGCGATCTGGTGCATTTCTGGGGCGATATGCATGGACAATCGGAAGAGACGATTGGCACGGGAAGCGCACGAGACTATTTCGCATTTGCCAGAGACCGCGCTTTTGTGGATACCTGCGGTCATCAGGGCAATGACTTCCAGATCAGTGACGGGTTCTGGAGCGAGTTGAACCGGATTACTGCAGAGTTCGATGCTCCCGGTTCATTTGTTGCATTGCCGGGCTACGAATGGTCTGGCAATACATCTTTGGGCGGTGATAGAAACGTCTATTTCCCCAATGAAAACCGCACCATTCGCCGCTCTTCCCATGCATTGATCGAAGATCAGACAACTGCTGACACGGATTGCACAACTGCCAAAGACCTGTTCGAGGCCTTTGCAGACAATCAGGAATTTGATGTCGTATGCTACGCCCATTGCGGCGGACGCTATGCGGATATCGGGTATGCCCATGATGGCCGTTTCGAACGGTCAGTGGAGGTTCATTCATCTTGGGGCAGCTTTGAATGGCTGCTTCAGGATGCCTTCAAACTGGGATACCGGGTTGGTGTCGTCACCAATTCAGATGGCCATAAAGGTCGCCCCGGCGCCAGTTATCCGGGCGCTGGAAAATTCGGCGCAATTGGCGGGCTGACATGTTTCATCACGCCTGAACTCTCCCGCGAGGCCCTGCTGGATTGCATGCGCATGCGCCGCCATTACGGCACCACCGGCGGCGATTCAGGCCGCATGATCATTGACGTAACAGCAACTTTCGACGCACCTGGAATCCTTTATCACGACGACCCGGCCCTCTTTGAAACCAAAGGTGTTTCGACCAATTCCGCTATGATGGGTGACATCGTCCATCTGCCCCGGGGCAATATCAACCTTGCCGTATCAGTTGCAGCCCGTTCGCCAATCACCCGCATCGATATCTTCAATGGTCTGAACCTTGTGGAAAGCTTCAGACCTTATTCCGAAGCTGATCTGGGAACGCGTCTGAGGCTGCACTGGGAGGGCGCTGAATATCGCGGGCGGTTCCGGGAAGTCATCTGGGATGGAACTGCAAAAGTAGCAGGCAACACGATCAAGAGCAGCCAGCCTGTCAACTTCCTCAACCGGGACAAGATATTGGAGCAGCAGGGTGATACGGACCTCAGTTGGCGCGCGCTGACGACCGGAAATTTTGGTGGCGTCGATATCGTGATGTCGGACCGGGACGCCGGATCCCTTTCCATCAAGACGCCATTGGTGGAGCGGGAAATCGCAATTGCTGATATCGGGTATGAAGATACAATTTTCGACGCATCAGGCGAATTACCGCGTTTCATGAAAGTCTATCGACTGCCTGATACAAACCCGCATGTGTCTTGTTCATTCGACCGCACGCTTGCGCTCAAATCGAACGGTGATAATCCATTTTACATCAGGGTTGAGCTGGAAGACGGAACCCGGGCGTGGACAAGCCCGATTTATGTATTTCGCTAA
- a CDS encoding response regulator has product MNDAGKQILVCDDEIHLREMVAEYLGERGYAVTEAGNGAELKTVLQSSAPDLIILDVNMPGADGLTVLRELRIDSNVPVIMLTAASEVIDRVVGLEMGADDYVGKPVDLRELEARIKASLRRQNTNSVEQSARARMKGTIPFGTCRLDLDAAKLFAADDSEIALTAMEFSLLRVFAENRGRVLNRDQLLEQAHDRGWEPFDRSIDLRISRLRRKIESNPEKPETIRTVRGIGYVFD; this is encoded by the coding sequence ATGAATGATGCTGGCAAACAAATTCTCGTCTGTGACGATGAAATCCATCTTCGAGAGATGGTTGCGGAGTATCTCGGCGAACGAGGTTACGCTGTTACTGAAGCTGGAAACGGTGCCGAACTGAAGACAGTTTTGCAATCAAGCGCGCCGGATTTGATTATTCTGGATGTCAATATGCCGGGCGCCGATGGGCTGACCGTTCTTCGGGAATTGAGGATTGATTCCAATGTTCCGGTTATCATGCTGACAGCTGCCAGCGAGGTTATCGACCGGGTTGTCGGGCTGGAAATGGGCGCTGATGATTATGTCGGAAAGCCGGTTGACTTGCGCGAGCTGGAAGCTCGCATAAAAGCGTCACTGCGGCGTCAGAACACCAATTCAGTTGAACAGAGTGCCAGGGCAAGGATGAAAGGCACAATTCCTTTTGGAACCTGCCGTCTTGATCTGGATGCAGCAAAACTTTTTGCAGCAGACGACAGTGAAATTGCGCTGACGGCTATGGAATTCAGTCTGTTGCGTGTGTTCGCTGAAAATCGGGGCCGTGTCCTCAATCGCGATCAGCTTCTGGAACAAGCGCATGATCGGGGGTGGGAACCCTTTGACCGATCTATTGATCTGCGCATTTCCAGGCTGCGGCGAAAGATTGAATCCAATCCCGAGAAGCCTGAAACCATCCGCACAGTGCGGGGCATCGGATATGTCTTTGATTGA